One stretch of Glandiceps talaboti chromosome 7, keGlaTala1.1, whole genome shotgun sequence DNA includes these proteins:
- the LOC144437739 gene encoding uncharacterized protein LOC144437739: MDSKPSLPNEWKGRMVWLRNLKREGSQNALCRYLNGARHGMGVSCVYYEDFTTAMLTFTRKGDAVRFRERGRGDLDLYTCNEVFWNVSGFVANPFFSSIDKYGKDEVPDLARQYNVSYSRKEGKIKVLGVLSNLCIFERKLLELLTKSGNDTDHSDRQGSGKKKKKNKRKRKSPTESSSLLDNDRLRTNVFKSCTALVVPWIAENYLSNKDGQVLKVAEDSLDELRRVEDDILELICAKTPNPNLVGKIKAKIKSGPEGAANTKFGPTKRLENDVPVCWEEKRSSSGAKESMAIDRGIGSIPKDTHYSFATHQGIQISIYCGDITKETVDVIVNAANSRLRHEGGVALALVRAGGYIIQQESDDFVSRNGELSQGTVCYTSGGDLGCDHIIHAVGPVWDDRNQGRCIRQLEDSLRGALYCASSIGARSLATPIISSGVYGVPLEVCARAFRVTLDEFSKNDGGSTSLKDIRIVNNDPSSVQKFILDYTGEPSNGYQRDAGAMGMPYDGEEQHVRRRSRHSKSARSTTSTSKEYVSGLQNNDTAQHLMSKKLEYYTNTQMNDVKSSTHADVHVSNFSNPSPIERSFQPRTTTFDTSSPTKSLRINHPTAKPAGACDLMTKTTSVAIDQPTRKLTPVYHPTTKTVTSPCPAASTASIASQSGRGDCPICVDDDVPLMSMTCCKNTICNDCFDRHFDTDAKCPFCTLVVLMKKGNQPSGTMDYRIDDYSSLPGYEGMGTIIITYHFPSGIQQENHPNPGVQYSGTNRQAYLPANKEGHEVLELLQRGFNQKVLFTIGKSVTTGQDNCVLWNDVHHKTNTRGGSQSYGYPDPTYLSRVKGELAAKGIK, from the exons GTCTTTTGGAATGTTAGTGGCTTTGTGGCGAATCCTTTCTTCTCTAGTATTGATAAATATGGCAAGGACGAGGTGCCTGATCTCGCCAGACAATATAATGTCAGCTACAGTCGCAAGGAGGGGAAGATTAAGGTCTTGGGTGTTCTGTCAAATCTCTGTATCTTTGAGAGAAAACTACTGGAATTATTAACAAAGAGTGGCAATGACACAGATCACAGTGATAGACAAGGCTCAGgcaaaaagaagaagaaaaacaagagAAAAAGGAAATCACCAACTGAAAGTTCAT CACTTCTTGATAATGACAGATTGAGAACAAAC GTTTTTAAAAGTTGCACGGCGTTAGTTGTGCCCTGGATTGCAGAGAACTATTTGTCAAACAAAGACGGCCAGGTGCTTAAAGTAGCTGAAGATTCTCTGGATGAATTGAGGAGAGTAGAAGATGACATTCTTGAACTTATATGTGCCAAAACTCCAAACCCGAATCTGGTCGGAAAGATTAAGGCAAAGATAAAGAGTGGTCCTGAAGGTGCAGCGAACACAAAGTTTGGCCCTACAAAACGACTTGAAAATGATGTACCAGTATGTTGGGAGGAAAAACGTTCATCTTCAGGTGCAAAAGAATCCATGGCCATCGATAGGGGTATTGGTAGCATTCCAAAAGATACTCACTATTCATTTGCTACACATCAAGGTATTCAGATTTCTATATACTGTGGTGATATTACAAAAGAAACAGTCGACGTCATCGTAAATGCTGCAAACTCGAGATTGCGTCATGAAGGAGGTGTGGCGTTGGCCTTAGTCCGGGCAGGGGGATACATCATACAGCAGGAGTCCGATGACTTTGTCTCGAGGAATGGTGAATTATCACAAGGAACAGTATGCTACACTTCTGGAGGAGACCTCGGGTGTGACCACATCATCCACGCAGTTGGTCCTGTATGGGATGACAGGAACCAAGGAAGATGTATTAGGCAACTAGAAGACAGTCTGCGAGGTGCATTATACTGTGCCTCAAGTATTGGTGCAAGATCACTGGCAACGCCAATCATAAGCTCTG GTGTGTATGGTGTTCCATTGGAAGTCTGTGCCAGAGCCTTTCGTGTTACCTTAGATGAGTTCTCAAAGAATGATGGAGGTTCGACTTCTTTGAAAGACATACGTATAGTCAACAACGATCCTTCATCAGTTCAGAAATTCATTCTTGATTATACAGGCGAACCATCAAACGGTTACCAAAGAGATGCCGGTGCTATGGGTATGCCATATGACGGGGAGGAACAACATGTGAGGAGGAGATCTAGACATAGCAAATCGGCAAGATCAACtacatcaacttcaaaagaaTATGTTAGTGGTTTGCAGAACAATGACACTGCTCAACACTTGATGAGCAAAAAACTGGAGTACTACACAAATACTCAAATGAACGATGTAAAGTCATCCACTCACGCGGATGTTCATGTCTCAAATTTCTCCAACCCTTCTCCCATCGAGAGATCTTTCCAACCGAGAACAACTACATTCGATACTTCATCTCCAACAAAAAGCCTAAGGATCAATCATCCAACAGCGAAGCCCGCAGGAGCCTGTGATTTAATGACGAAAACCACATCAGTCGCGATCGATCAGCCAACAAGGAAGCTCACACCAGTCTATCATCCAACGACGAAAACCGTGACATCACCATGTCCTGCAGCTTCGACAGCATCTATTGCGTCTCAATCTGGTCGTGGTGACTGTCCTATTTGTGTTGATGACGACGTTCCACTGATGTCCATGACATGTTGTAAGAATACTATTTGCAATGACTGTTTTGATCGCCATTTTGATACCGATGCCAAGTGTCCATTCTGTACTTTGGTGGTTTTGATGAAGAAAGGTAATCAACCATCCGGCACCATGGATTACAGAATTGACGATTACAGTAGTCTACCAGGCTATGAAGGGATGGGAACCATAATTATCACGTACCATTTTCCAAGTGGAATTCAAcag GAAAACCATCCCAACCCCGGTGTACAATATTCTGGTACTAATAGACAAGCCTATCTACCGGCAAATAAAGAAGGTCATGAAGTTCTGGAGCTTTTACAGAGAGGTTTCAATCAGAAAGTACTGTTCACTATTGGTAAATCTGTGACTACGGGCCAAGACAACTGTGTTCTCTGGAACGATGTCCATCACAAAACTAATACCCGTGGAGGGTCTCAAAG TTATGGTTATCCTGACCCAACTTATCTGAGTCGTGTCAAAGGAGAACTCGCAGCCAAGGGGATCAAATAA